The Halomicronema hongdechloris C2206 genome includes a window with the following:
- the rplE gene encoding 50S ribosomal protein L5 — translation MADQLKTFYYDKVVPNLMEQFQYRNIHQVPKLVKVTINRGLGEASQNAKALESSIEELSLITGQRPVVTRAKRAIAGFKIRQGMPVGVMVTLRSNRMYAFLNRLVNLALPRIRDFRGITSRSFDGRGNFTLGLREQLIFPEINYDSIDQIRGMDITIVTTANTDEEGRALLKELGMPFREN, via the coding sequence ATGGCAGATCAACTGAAAACGTTCTATTACGACAAAGTAGTGCCTAATTTGATGGAGCAGTTCCAATATCGGAACATCCATCAGGTACCTAAGCTAGTAAAGGTGACTATCAATCGCGGTCTAGGGGAAGCATCTCAAAATGCTAAGGCCTTAGAGTCTTCGATTGAGGAACTGTCTTTGATTACAGGACAGCGGCCAGTGGTGACTCGCGCTAAACGTGCGATCGCAGGTTTCAAGATTCGCCAAGGTATGCCAGTGGGAGTCATGGTAACCCTGCGTTCCAATCGGATGTACGCCTTTTTGAATCGCTTAGTCAATCTGGCTTTACCGCGCATCCGGGATTTTCGAGGGATCACTTCCAGGAGTTTTGATGGGCGTGGCAACTTTACCTTGGGATTGCGAGAGCAACTCATCTTTCCTGAGATCAACTACGACAGCATCGATCAGATTCGTGGCATGGACATCACCATCGTGACCACAGCCAATACCGACGAAGAGGGACGGGCGCTGCTCAAGGAACTGGGCATGCCATTCCGGGAGAATTGA
- the rpsH gene encoding 30S ribosomal protein S8 has translation MAANDTIADMLTRIRNANLARHRTVHIPSTKMTRSIAHVLREEGFIDDISEAGDGIKQQLILALKYKGKNRDPIIKNLTRVSKPGLRVYSNRKELPRVLGGIGIAIISTSSGIMTDRDARRRGIGGEVLCYIW, from the coding sequence ATGGCGGCTAACGACACAATTGCGGACATGCTGACGCGCATTCGGAATGCCAATCTCGCACGTCATCGAACAGTCCACATTCCCTCGACTAAAATGACCCGCAGCATCGCTCACGTTCTGAGGGAAGAGGGGTTCATTGATGATATCAGCGAGGCTGGTGATGGTATTAAGCAGCAGTTGATATTGGCTCTTAAATATAAGGGCAAAAATCGTGATCCAATCATCAAGAACCTAACCCGAGTAAGTAAACCAGGACTGCGAGTGTATTCCAACCGTAAGGAGTTGCCCCGGGTACTCGGTGGCATTGGAATCGCCATCATTTCTACCTCCAGTGGCATCATGACCGATCGGGATGCCCGTCGCCGTGGCATTGGTGGAGAAGTTCTCT